From Acinetobacter suaedae, one genomic window encodes:
- the hpxO gene encoding FAD-dependent urate hydroxylase HpxO, whose product MNIAIVGAGMGGLTAGIALKKFGHQVTIYEQAAEILPVGAAISLWSNGVKCLNYLGLTDQIQALGGEMESLSYIDGLTCQTMTQFSLTPLYKEVGQRAYPVARADLQRLLMQTFGLENIKLGMRMTEIENQSEYVSIRFADGSEIQADLLIGADGTHSITRKFVLGHQVERRYAGYVNWNGLVEIDEKIAPAQQWTTYVGEGKRVSLMPVAQNRFYFFFDVPIEAGLPNQRDQYKTELKKYFKDWCPPVHQLIDRLDEQKTNRVEIHDIEPFMNFYKGRAVLLGDAAHSTTPDIGQGGCQAMEDAIYLARALQINTFGLSDALERYQNKRNDRTKEMVLRARKRCDVTHMKDQKVTEEWYQSLYTEQGSHIMQGIISNIVGNPLD is encoded by the coding sequence ATGAATATTGCGATTGTAGGTGCAGGTATGGGCGGTTTAACTGCTGGTATCGCTTTAAAAAAATTTGGACATCAAGTCACGATTTATGAACAAGCAGCAGAAATTTTACCGGTAGGCGCAGCAATATCACTATGGTCGAACGGCGTTAAATGTCTAAATTACCTTGGTTTGACTGATCAAATTCAAGCTTTAGGCGGAGAAATGGAGTCTCTTTCCTATATCGATGGTCTCACTTGTCAAACCATGACTCAATTTAGTTTAACTCCTTTATACAAAGAAGTTGGACAACGTGCCTACCCTGTTGCACGTGCAGATTTACAACGCCTGCTCATGCAAACATTTGGCTTAGAAAATATTAAACTAGGCATGAGAATGACCGAGATTGAAAATCAGTCTGAATATGTCAGCATTCGTTTTGCCGATGGTTCCGAGATTCAAGCTGATCTATTAATTGGTGCGGATGGAACCCACTCCATCACACGCAAGTTTGTACTCGGCCATCAAGTTGAACGACGTTATGCTGGTTATGTCAATTGGAATGGGCTAGTTGAAATTGATGAAAAAATTGCACCAGCGCAACAATGGACAACCTATGTCGGTGAAGGAAAACGTGTCTCACTTATGCCTGTAGCACAAAATCGTTTCTATTTCTTTTTTGATGTGCCTATAGAAGCAGGTCTACCCAATCAACGTGATCAATATAAAACTGAGCTGAAAAAATATTTCAAAGATTGGTGTCCACCTGTGCATCAACTGATTGATCGTTTAGATGAGCAAAAAACCAATCGCGTTGAAATCCATGATATTGAACCTTTTATGAATTTTTATAAAGGTCGTGCCGTTTTACTTGGCGATGCAGCACACAGTACCACCCCAGACATTGGGCAAGGCGGTTGCCAAGCAATGGAAGATGCTATTTACTTGGCACGTGCTTTGCAAATAAATACTTTTGGGCTAAGTGATGCACTAGAAAGATACCAGAACAAACGTAATGACCGAACCAAAGAAATGGTATTACGTGCTCGTAAGCGTTGTGATGTAACGCATATGAAAGATCAAAAAGTGACTGAAGAGTGGTATCAATCACTCTATACAGAACAAGGTTCGCACATCATGCAAGGAATTATTAGCAATATTGTGGGAAATCCTTTAGATTAA
- a CDS encoding FadR/GntR family transcriptional regulator: protein MSPQAMLNGKSSQVTEQAVEVIHQRIQEGTYAIGSALPSQRDLATQLGISRASLREALTRLAALGLLEIKAGKGVYVISQHSKAAEQWEGEHRISLKDFYQLRYVLEGFCALLACEYLTEQDKLILKQHYEALSNAILQQNWQAASEFDYAFHQHIIDLSHNQSIIQTLKMHNEWIKKSQILPFVQPNLAFKTIKEHDAILQALFKQDALAAEKAMQAHIIGAAQRAGVYFSRHES, encoded by the coding sequence ATGAGTCCACAAGCAATGCTCAATGGAAAATCATCTCAAGTGACTGAGCAAGCAGTGGAAGTCATTCATCAACGCATTCAGGAAGGTACTTATGCAATTGGTTCTGCATTACCCTCTCAACGTGATCTTGCCACGCAATTAGGAATTAGCCGCGCTTCTCTGCGTGAAGCTTTGACCCGCCTTGCCGCTTTAGGTCTATTAGAAATCAAGGCTGGTAAAGGGGTGTATGTCATCTCACAACACAGTAAAGCAGCAGAACAATGGGAAGGTGAACATCGCATTTCTTTAAAAGATTTTTATCAATTACGCTACGTACTTGAAGGGTTTTGCGCCCTGCTGGCATGTGAATATCTAACTGAACAAGATAAATTAATTTTAAAACAACACTATGAAGCGCTCTCAAATGCAATTTTGCAACAAAATTGGCAAGCTGCTTCTGAATTTGATTATGCATTTCATCAACATATCATTGATTTAAGTCATAATCAGTCGATCATTCAAACACTTAAAATGCATAATGAATGGATTAAGAAAAGTCAGATTCTTCCTTTTGTTCAACCAAATTTAGCATTTAAAACCATAAAAGAACATGATGCGATTTTACAGGCACTCTTTAAACAAGATGCTTTAGCGGCTGAAAAGGCAATGCAGGCACATATTATTGGCGCTGCTCAACGTGCTGGTGTTTATTTTTCTCGTCATGAGTCTTGA
- the alc gene encoding allantoicase codes for MTVHIAKVVALPDNLQGLTNLADARIGASIVSCSDEFFASAERMLQPEPAKFIEGKFDDHGKWMDGWETRRKREAGYDWCIVRLGVTGKVSGFDLDTSFFTGNYPASASIEGCYAPDDQLENITWIPLLENSVLSPDHHHFFSCEVHKISHIRLNIFPDGGVARLRVYGNVVLENIDSTQQIDLIGLKNGGRIVAFSDAHYGHPNNLLSPDRGINMGDGWETKRRREPGFDWCVIALGQAGHVEKIEIDTAHFKGNFPAFCSIQAAYVEDATDAQLIPQSMFWPFVLEQQPLSMDAIHAYIAEILQHQKVNYIRVNMIPDGGISRIRLWGKITE; via the coding sequence ATGACGGTGCATATTGCCAAAGTAGTAGCTTTGCCAGATAACTTACAGGGTTTAACCAATTTAGCTGATGCGCGCATTGGCGCGAGCATTGTGTCTTGCTCTGATGAGTTTTTTGCAAGTGCGGAAAGAATGTTACAACCAGAACCTGCAAAATTCATCGAAGGCAAGTTCGATGATCATGGGAAATGGATGGATGGATGGGAAACACGTCGTAAGCGTGAAGCAGGATACGATTGGTGTATTGTGCGTTTGGGTGTAACTGGAAAAGTTTCAGGTTTTGATCTCGATACTTCTTTTTTCACAGGGAATTATCCTGCTTCTGCATCGATTGAAGGGTGTTATGCACCTGATGATCAACTGGAAAATATCACTTGGATTCCATTGTTAGAAAACTCGGTTTTGTCTCCAGATCATCATCATTTTTTTAGTTGTGAAGTACATAAAATCAGCCACATTCGACTTAATATTTTCCCTGATGGCGGTGTTGCTCGTTTACGTGTTTATGGCAATGTTGTACTGGAAAATATAGATTCAACCCAACAAATTGATCTGATTGGTTTGAAAAATGGAGGGCGTATTGTTGCATTTAGTGATGCGCACTATGGGCATCCGAATAATTTACTCAGCCCAGATCGCGGCATCAATATGGGAGATGGTTGGGAAACCAAGCGCCGTCGTGAACCTGGTTTTGACTGGTGCGTTATTGCCTTAGGTCAAGCGGGGCACGTAGAAAAAATAGAAATTGATACAGCACATTTTAAGGGTAATTTTCCTGCTTTTTGTTCGATACAAGCTGCTTATGTTGAGGATGCTACGGATGCTCAGTTGATTCCTCAGAGTATGTTTTGGCCTTTTGTGTTAGAGCAGCAACCGTTATCAATGGATGCGATTCATGCATATATTGCCGAAATTTTGCAGCATCAAAAAGTGAACTATATTCGTGTCAATATGATCCCAGATGGTGGAATTAGTCGGATTCGCTTGTGGGGCAAAATCACAGAATGA
- a CDS encoding ureidoglycolate lyase: MRKNIQIQPLTQESFSAFGDVIEKENHDFFSINQGLTQRYHALSVAQITGDHVTVGMSIFHNLCATQIPFKIVMLERHPYGSQSFIPLQQQKFIIIVALPLDHSQPDEQQIYAFLSNGKQGITYRQGVWHHPLITLEAESDFLVVDRIGGGQNCDVHHLVEPKWIIEQKQSEISSL, encoded by the coding sequence ATGAGAAAAAACATCCAAATTCAGCCTTTAACTCAAGAGAGTTTTTCCGCTTTTGGTGATGTGATTGAAAAAGAAAATCATGATTTTTTTTCGATTAACCAAGGTTTAACGCAGCGCTATCATGCATTATCAGTTGCTCAAATTACTGGTGATCACGTTACTGTGGGGATGAGTATTTTTCATAACTTATGTGCAACACAGATTCCGTTTAAAATAGTTATGCTTGAACGTCATCCTTACGGCTCACAATCGTTCATTCCATTACAACAACAAAAATTTATCATTATTGTGGCTTTACCTTTGGATCACTCACAACCAGATGAACAGCAAATCTATGCCTTTCTAAGTAATGGTAAGCAGGGTATTACCTATCGCCAAGGGGTTTGGCATCATCCATTAATTACTTTAGAAGCTGAAAGTGATTTTTTAGTGGTGGATCGTATTGGTGGTGGACAAAATTGTGATGTACATCATCTGGTTGAACCGAAGTGGATTATTGAACAGAAACAGTCAGAGATTTCAAGTCTCTGA
- a CDS encoding isopenicillin N synthase family dioxygenase, translating into MNSANMTNLAENNYSLEELQKEARMGALGQETFEREVRIIDLSNFEDRKYEIAEQLWSAATDIGFFQVSNHGINLEQIQNAFEMTKKFFELPTHIKSQYPLNRNAGWESKAQIRPSTSTPDQKESYQITRPRMMGLYPSEQELPTFKTTMLEFEKACWQVGMKILSCFAYKLGFADNFFTLAHDPDQETYQSTLRMLHYYAIDPAIKDQLGLWRAGAHTDFDCLTLLFQRKGQGGLQVCPGKDMDQQQWTSIEPRDDVITCNIGDMLMRWSDDQLPSNFHRVKNPEAHEYQGARYSLAFFCQANEDVIIESPQKKYPAITAKEYLKQRISANFKGKY; encoded by the coding sequence ATGAATAGCGCGAACATGACCAATTTAGCTGAAAATAATTACAGTTTAGAAGAGCTGCAAAAAGAAGCACGTATGGGGGCTTTGGGTCAAGAAACTTTTGAAAGAGAAGTTCGTATCATTGATCTTTCCAACTTTGAAGATCGTAAATATGAAATTGCAGAACAGCTTTGGTCTGCGGCAACTGATATTGGTTTTTTTCAAGTTTCAAATCACGGGATTAATTTAGAACAAATTCAAAATGCTTTTGAAATGACAAAAAAGTTTTTTGAGCTACCTACACATATCAAATCCCAATACCCTTTGAATCGAAATGCTGGCTGGGAAAGTAAAGCTCAAATTCGCCCATCTACAAGTACGCCCGATCAGAAAGAATCCTATCAAATTACGCGCCCAAGAATGATGGGGTTGTATCCCAGCGAACAAGAATTACCAACATTTAAGACCACAATGCTTGAGTTTGAAAAAGCATGCTGGCAAGTGGGTATGAAAATATTATCTTGCTTTGCTTACAAACTTGGATTCGCAGATAATTTCTTTACGCTAGCACATGATCCTGATCAAGAAACTTATCAAAGTACACTCCGGATGCTGCACTATTATGCAATTGATCCAGCCATCAAAGATCAACTGGGGTTATGGCGTGCTGGTGCACATACCGATTTTGATTGCTTAACCTTACTATTTCAGCGCAAAGGCCAAGGTGGTCTGCAAGTTTGTCCTGGTAAAGACATGGACCAACAACAATGGACAAGTATTGAACCGCGTGATGATGTAATCACTTGTAATATTGGTGATATGTTGATGCGCTGGAGTGATGATCAACTTCCATCAAATTTTCATCGCGTTAAAAATCCTGAAGCCCATGAATATCAAGGCGCACGTTATAGTTTGGCATTCTTCTGTCAAGCCAATGAAGATGTGATCATCGAAAGTCCGCAAAAGAAATATCCAGCAATCACGGCAAAGGAATATCTAAAACAAAGAATTAGTGCAAATTTTAAAGGGAAATATTAA